Proteins encoded within one genomic window of Brassica rapa cultivar Chiifu-401-42 chromosome A09, CAAS_Brap_v3.01, whole genome shotgun sequence:
- the LOC103847795 gene encoding uncharacterized protein LOC103847795: protein MAHTSSRTTIVFIVAALICAFVPAFSVEEAEAKSLWDTCLLKISPKCALDIIGVVFENLTITDACCHDLVQEGKMCHDTLIKYIAEKPHLVAHETEYLKKSDDLWTHCVSISQTA from the coding sequence ATGGCTCACACTTCTTCCCGAACTACTATCGTATTCATTGTTGCTGCTTTGATTTGTGCGTTCGTTCCTGCATTCTCTGTTGAAGAAGCTGAAGCAAAATCACTATGGGATACATGTCTTCTTAAAATCAGTCCAAAATGTGCGTTGGATATAATTGGTGTTGTCTTTGAAAATTTAACCATCACTGATGCATGTTGTCATGATCTTGTTCAAGAAGGAAAAATGTGTCACGATACTCTTATCAAATATATTGCTGAAAAGCCGCATTTAGTTGCCCACGAAACAGAGTATTTGAAGAAAAGTGATGATTTGTGGACTCATTGTGTCTCAATTTCGCAAACtgcttaa
- the LOC117128115 gene encoding uncharacterized protein LOC117128115, which translates to MAHTSSRTTIVFIVVALICAFVPAFSVEEAEAKSLWDTCLLKISPKCALDIIVVVFENLTITDACCHDLVQERKMCHDTLIKYIAEKPHLVAHEKEYLKKSDDLWTHCVSVSQTA; encoded by the coding sequence ATGGCTCACACTTCTTCCCGAACTACTATCGTATTCATTGTTGTTGCTTTGATTTGTGCGTTCGTTCCTGCATTCTCTGTTGAAGAAGCTGAAGCAAAATCACTATGGGATACTTGTCTTCTTAAAATCAGTCCAAAATGTGCGTTGGATATAATTGTTGTTGTCTTTGAAAATTTAACCATCACTGATGCATGTTGTCATGATCTTgtacaagaaagaaaaatgtgTCACGATACTCTTATCAAATATATTGCTGAGAAGCCGCATTTAGTTGCCCACGAAAAAGAGTATTTGAAGAAAAGTGATGATTTGTGGACTCATTGTGTCTCAGTTTCGCAAACtgcttaa
- the LOC117127742 gene encoding uncharacterized protein LOC117127742 — MLERISIYRNDSANFGSHNTSSRTTIVFIVVALICAFVPAFSVKETEAKSLWDTCLLKISPKCALDIIGVVFENLTITDACCHDLVQEGKMCHDTLIKYIAEKPHLVAHETEYLKKSDDLWTYCVSVSQTA; from the exons ATGTTGGAGCGTATTAGCATTTACAGAAA cgacagtgcgaatttcggttcccacaacacTTCTTCCCGAACTACTATTGTATTCATTGTTGTTGCTTTGATTTGTGCGTTTGTTCCTGCATTCTCTGTTAAAGAAACTGAAGCAAAATCACTATGGGATACCTGTCTTCTTAAAATCAGTCCAAAATGTGCGTTGGATATAATTGGTGTTGTCTTTGAAAATTTAACCATCACTGATGCATGTTGTCATGATCTTGTACAAGAAGGAAAAATGTGTCACGATACTCTTATCAAATATATTGCTGAGAAGCCGCATTTAGTTGCCCACGAAACAGAGTATTTGAAGAAAAGTGATGATTTGTGGACTTATTGTGTCTCAGTTTCGCAAACtgcttaa
- the LOC103849677 gene encoding uncharacterized protein LOC103849677, with amino-acid sequence MAHTSSRTTIVFIVVALICAFVPAFSVEEAEAKSLWDTCLLKISPKCALDIIGVVFENLTITDACCHDLVQEGKMCHDTLIKYIAEKPHLVAHETEYLKKSDDLWTHCVSVSQTA; translated from the coding sequence ATGGCTCACACTTCTTCCCGAACTACTATCGTATTCATTGTTGTTGCTTTGATTTGTGCGTTCGTTCCTGCATTCTCTGTTGAAGAAGCTGAAGCAAAATCACTATGGGATACCTGTCTTCTTAAAATCAGTCCAAAATGTGCGTTGGATATAATTGGTGTTGTCTTTGAAAATTTAACCATCACTGATGCATGTTGTCATGATCTTGTACAAGAAGGAAAAATGTGTCACGATACTCTTATCAAATATATTGCTGAGAAGCCGCATTTAGTTGCCCACGAAACAGAGTATTTGAAGAAAAGTGATGATTTGTGGACTCATTGTGTCTCAGTTTCGCAAACTGCTTAA
- the LOC117128126 gene encoding uncharacterized protein LOC117128126, whose amino-acid sequence MAHTSSRTTIVFIVVALICAFVPAFSVEEAEAKSLWDTCLLKISPKCALDIIGVVFENLTITDACCHDLVQEGKMCHDTLIKYIAEKPHLVAHETEYLKKSDDLWTHCVSVSQTA is encoded by the coding sequence ATGGCTCACACTTCTTCCCGAACTACTATCGTATTCATTGTTGTTGCTTTGATTTGTGCGTTCGTTCCTGCATTCTCTGTTGAAGAAGCTGAAGCAAAATCACTATGGGATACCTGTCTTCTTAAAATCAGTCCAAAATGTGCGTTGGATATAATTGGTGTTGTCTTTGAAAATTTAACCATCACTGATGCATGTTGTCATGATCTTGTACAAGAAGGAAAAATGTGTCACGATACTCTTATCAAATATATTGCTGAGAAGCCGCATTTAGTTGCCCACGAAACAGAGTATTTGAAGAAAAGTGATGATTTGTGGACTCATTGTGTCTCAGTTTCGCAAACtgcttaa
- the LOC117127743 gene encoding uncharacterized protein LOC117127743 codes for MAHTSSRTTIVFIVVALICAFVPAFSVEEAEAKSLWDTCLLKISPKCALDIIGVVFENLTITDACCHDLVQEGKMCHDTLIKYIAEKPHLVAHETEYLKKSDDLWTHCVSYAI; via the exons ATGGCTCACACTTCTTCCCGAACTACTATCGTATTCATTGTTGTTGCTTTGATTTGTGCGTTCGTTCCTGCATTCTCTGTTGAAGAAGCTGAAGCAAAATCACTATGGGATACCTGTCTTCTTAAAATCAGTCCAAAATGTGCGTTGGATATAATTGGTGTTGTCTTTGAAAATTTAACCATCACTGATGCATGTTGTCATGATCTTGTACAAGAAGGAAAAATGTGTCACGATACTCTTATCAAATATATTGCTGAGAAGCCGCATTTAGTTGCCCACGAAACAGAGTATTTGAAGAAAAGTGATGATTTGTGGACTCATTGTGTCTCA TATGCAATATAA